One Peribacillus simplex NBRC 15720 = DSM 1321 genomic region harbors:
- the yabQ gene encoding spore cortex biosynthesis protein YabQ, protein MTLTIQFYTLLAMIGMGSGFGAALDTYSRFLNRSERKRWIVFIHDFLFWIIQGLLIFYVLFLVNEGEFRLYLFLALLCGFSAYQALFKGFYQRFLEILIILVIKLARFITHSVHMLIFLPIKWVIVSVIAIIIGIGKFVLALLKWAGKLLLFILNIFWRPLKWILTYIWNLLPVFVTKNVGKFYNKGKGILLKIKNSIFRTLNGWRNKKK, encoded by the coding sequence ATGACCTTAACGATCCAATTTTATACGTTGCTTGCGATGATAGGCATGGGCAGTGGCTTTGGAGCTGCCCTGGATACGTATAGCCGGTTCCTGAATCGTTCAGAAAGGAAAAGGTGGATTGTATTCATCCATGACTTCCTTTTCTGGATCATCCAGGGACTCCTTATTTTTTATGTTTTGTTTTTAGTGAATGAGGGAGAGTTTCGCCTCTATTTATTTTTGGCCTTATTATGCGGTTTTTCAGCTTATCAAGCACTTTTCAAAGGTTTCTATCAACGTTTTTTGGAGATTTTGATAATACTTGTGATAAAGTTGGCGAGATTTATAACGCATTCGGTTCACATGCTGATATTTCTACCGATAAAATGGGTAATAGTATCTGTAATAGCCATCATCATTGGGATAGGTAAGTTCGTTTTAGCATTATTAAAATGGGCGGGGAAACTTCTTCTCTTTATTTTGAATATATTCTGGAGGCCATTAAAATGGATTCTGACTTATATATGGAATTTATTGCCGGTTTTTGTTACGAAAAACGTCGGGAAGTTTTATAATAAAGGAAAAGGGATTTTATTGAAAATAAAGAATTCTATATTTAGAACGCTAAATGGATGGAGAAATAAAAAGAAATGA
- the tilS gene encoding tRNA lysidine(34) synthetase TilS, protein MLKEKVLSTIYRNELIEENSKLLIGVSGGPDSLVLLHILKEIQSLFHYEMIVASVDHMFRGEESYEDYKYVEHICERWGITFEGKRIDVPARMEQTGESSQITSRKLRFAFYEEMMDKHQAFTLVLGHHGDDQIETMLMRLTRGATGKARAGIPIKRRFHTGNLIRPFLEITKSQIIAYAGLHSIEPRFDPSNETGVYARNRFRHEVLPFLKKENRKVHEHFQRFSEELYEDEEFFLNLVSSKMSEVWIQQDKDQAVIQIDKVLAMPKPLQRRAIQLILNYLYLERPSSLSALHIDQLLVLFLNPQPSAELHLPEGLIVEKSYQTCTFRFFRQKSHKYSLKLQIPGETILPNGYKIKAHYIKEEIPVLRGNHSFILPESAVQFPLTVRTRNEGERMAVKGLGGTKKLKDIFINEKIPMLERNVWPVIIDQTGTAIWLPGLKKSNVEPDIISDEKSLIYLEYKKA, encoded by the coding sequence ATGTTAAAGGAAAAAGTTCTGAGCACCATTTATAGAAACGAATTGATTGAGGAAAACTCGAAGTTGCTAATAGGCGTTTCCGGAGGACCGGACTCGTTAGTTCTTCTCCATATCCTTAAGGAAATTCAATCTCTTTTTCATTACGAGATGATCGTTGCAAGTGTTGACCATATGTTTCGTGGTGAAGAATCCTATGAGGATTATAAATATGTCGAGCATATATGTGAACGATGGGGCATTACATTTGAGGGAAAAAGAATCGATGTTCCTGCCCGGATGGAGCAGACGGGGGAAAGTTCACAAATAACGTCAAGAAAATTGCGTTTTGCTTTCTATGAAGAAATGATGGATAAGCATCAAGCCTTCACTCTTGTCCTGGGGCATCATGGAGATGATCAAATCGAAACGATGCTCATGCGTTTAACTAGAGGCGCGACAGGTAAGGCAAGAGCAGGTATTCCTATAAAGAGACGTTTCCATACCGGGAATCTGATCAGGCCTTTTCTTGAGATCACGAAAAGCCAAATAATCGCATATGCAGGCCTTCATAGTATTGAACCAAGGTTTGATCCGAGCAATGAAACGGGTGTCTATGCAAGAAATCGTTTTAGACATGAAGTTCTTCCATTTTTAAAGAAAGAAAATAGAAAGGTTCATGAGCATTTTCAACGTTTCAGTGAAGAGCTTTATGAAGATGAAGAGTTTTTTTTGAACCTGGTTTCAAGCAAAATGTCCGAGGTTTGGATCCAACAGGATAAAGATCAAGCGGTTATTCAGATTGATAAGGTTCTCGCGATGCCTAAACCTTTACAAAGAAGGGCGATTCAACTAATATTAAATTATCTTTATTTGGAGAGACCTTCATCGCTTTCGGCATTACATATTGACCAACTTTTAGTTTTGTTTTTGAATCCTCAACCATCTGCAGAATTGCATCTTCCGGAGGGCCTTATTGTGGAAAAATCATATCAAACTTGCACTTTTAGATTTTTCCGGCAAAAAAGCCATAAATATTCCCTTAAATTACAAATTCCCGGTGAGACTATTCTTCCGAATGGATATAAGATTAAAGCGCACTATATAAAAGAAGAAATTCCGGTACTTAGAGGAAATCATTCTTTTATTCTTCCCGAATCAGCTGTTCAGTTTCCTCTTACAGTCCGAACCAGGAATGAAGGCGAACGGATGGCCGTCAAGGGATTAGGTGGAACTAAAAAGTTGAAGGATATTTTTATTAATGAAAAGATCCCGATGCTAGAAAGAAATGTGTGGCCGGTCATCATCGATCAAACGGGAACGGCCATTTGGCTACCTGGTTTAAAGAAATCGAATGTTGAGCCGGATATAATTTCTGATGAAAAATCTTTAATCTACTTAGAATATAAAAAAGCTTAA
- the spoIIE gene encoding stage II sporulation protein E has translation MEKVERPMMEPLGDVQLKEAKAGAINWIQQLQMKTEDIFIKKGISLAIIGFLLGRALILSQLAPFGLPFFAAVFLMRRDRAPLALFGLIAGGLTVHYSNSLVIFASAFLLLLFHKIKRPAVEGQFKTMSMYVFASLFLVNLAEQYLVFRTIQLYDLMMIGVEAGLAMILTLIFIQSIPMLTIRTKSQSLKTEEIVSIIILLASVMTGTIGWMIYDLSLDHIFSRYLVLLFGLAGGAAIGSTVGVVTGLIFSLASIASLYQMSLLAFSGLLGGLLKEGRKIGVAAGLLIATLLIGLYGEGTSNIMVTLYESLIAVALFILTPSSIINKIAKHIPGTVENSDEQQQYARKVRDVTAQRVEQFSHVFEALSNSFSQVDERGRLEEDEKEFDYFLSNVTEKTCQLCFKKEQCWSKNFNTTYDGMQEIMLQLSENNGQLPQKTSKEWGKYCSRGPQVIGAISQELTYFEANQKLKRQVKESRKLVADQLRGVSAVMDDFAKEIQRERKNHHVHEESILEAIQDFGLHIGHVEIYSLEQGNVDIEMSVPYCQGRGECEKLIAPMLSDILGETIVVHSEECATYPNGQCEVIFRSAKKFTVETGVAHAAKGGGLVSGDSYTTMEIGCGKFAIAISDGMGNGERAHFESTETLKLLQKFLQSGIEEKIAIKSVNSVLSLRTTDEIFSTLDLAMIDLQDARAKFLKICSIPSFIKRGDRIIKIESSNLPMGIIQDFDVDVVSEELKAGDILIMMSDGVFDGPSHVENIEFWLKRKIKEMETDDPQEISDLILEEVIRTKGIIDDDMTVVTSKIKHNTPKWASIPVSPKRKKAQ, from the coding sequence ATGGAAAAAGTAGAAAGACCTATGATGGAACCTCTTGGAGATGTTCAGTTAAAAGAAGCGAAGGCAGGGGCCATCAATTGGATCCAACAACTGCAAATGAAGACGGAAGATATATTCATAAAAAAAGGCATCTCTTTAGCAATTATCGGTTTTTTATTAGGACGGGCATTAATTCTTTCGCAGCTGGCACCATTTGGACTTCCGTTTTTCGCAGCCGTTTTTCTCATGAGACGTGACAGGGCGCCACTGGCTTTATTCGGATTGATTGCAGGTGGGCTGACCGTTCACTATTCCAACAGTTTAGTAATCTTTGCATCGGCGTTCCTGCTTCTGTTATTTCATAAGATTAAGAGGCCCGCCGTAGAAGGACAATTCAAGACGATGTCGATGTACGTCTTTGCTTCACTATTCCTGGTCAACCTGGCTGAGCAATATCTGGTATTTCGAACGATTCAGCTGTACGACTTGATGATGATAGGAGTAGAGGCGGGACTCGCAATGATTTTAACCTTAATCTTCATACAGTCCATCCCGATGCTGACCATTCGGACTAAGTCCCAATCATTAAAGACGGAGGAAATCGTCAGCATCATCATCTTGCTGGCTTCGGTGATGACCGGAACCATCGGCTGGATGATATACGATTTATCACTCGATCATATATTCTCGCGATACCTGGTCCTCCTCTTCGGGCTGGCGGGAGGGGCCGCCATAGGCTCCACTGTAGGTGTAGTTACTGGATTGATATTCTCCTTGGCAAGTATTGCGAGTCTTTATCAAATGAGCCTTCTTGCATTTTCAGGGCTTCTGGGCGGTTTGTTGAAGGAGGGAAGGAAGATAGGGGTTGCCGCAGGCCTCTTGATTGCTACGTTACTGATAGGTTTATATGGTGAGGGCACCAGTAATATTATGGTGACCCTTTATGAATCACTTATAGCTGTGGCCCTATTTATATTGACACCGTCATCCATAATCAACAAAATAGCGAAACATATACCGGGCACAGTCGAGAATTCCGATGAACAGCAGCAGTATGCCCGGAAAGTGAGGGATGTCACCGCTCAAAGGGTGGAGCAATTCTCACATGTATTTGAGGCGCTCTCTAATAGCTTTTCCCAAGTGGATGAAAGGGGGAGATTGGAGGAAGATGAGAAAGAATTCGACTACTTCTTAAGTAATGTAACGGAAAAAACGTGCCAGCTTTGTTTTAAAAAAGAACAATGCTGGTCCAAGAACTTTAATACAACCTATGACGGCATGCAGGAAATTATGCTTCAATTAAGTGAAAATAATGGTCAGCTCCCTCAAAAAACTTCGAAAGAATGGGGGAAATATTGTAGCCGCGGGCCTCAGGTCATTGGGGCGATATCACAGGAGCTTACTTATTTTGAAGCAAACCAAAAATTAAAAAGGCAGGTGAAGGAAAGTCGGAAACTAGTGGCGGATCAACTGCGGGGCGTTTCAGCAGTAATGGATGATTTTGCGAAAGAAATTCAAAGGGAAAGGAAGAATCATCATGTACATGAAGAATCCATTTTGGAAGCCATCCAGGATTTTGGACTGCACATAGGTCATGTTGAAATATACAGTCTAGAACAAGGGAATGTTGATATAGAGATGAGTGTCCCATACTGCCAGGGCAGAGGGGAATGTGAAAAGTTGATTGCACCTATGCTTTCTGACATTTTAGGGGAAACGATAGTCGTTCATTCAGAAGAGTGTGCAACGTATCCAAACGGGCAATGTGAGGTGATATTTAGGTCAGCAAAAAAATTCACGGTCGAAACGGGTGTGGCTCATGCTGCCAAGGGGGGAGGGCTTGTATCAGGAGATAGTTATACGACCATGGAAATTGGCTGCGGCAAATTCGCAATAGCCATTAGCGATGGAATGGGAAATGGGGAAAGGGCCCATTTTGAAAGTACAGAGACATTGAAGCTGCTTCAAAAATTTTTACAATCGGGAATAGAAGAAAAAATAGCCATTAAATCCGTAAACTCCGTATTATCTCTACGCACAACCGATGAAATATTTTCGACTCTTGATTTGGCAATGATTGATCTTCAGGACGCAAGGGCTAAGTTTTTAAAAATCTGTTCGATACCGAGTTTCATTAAAAGGGGGGATAGGATAATAAAAATTGAATCAAGTAACCTCCCTATGGGAATCATCCAGGATTTCGATGTTGATGTTGTATCAGAAGAGCTGAAGGCAGGGGACATATTAATCATGATGAGCGATGGAGTGTTCGATGGCCCCTCACATGTCGAAAATATCGAGTTCTGGCTTAAACGAAAAATTAAGGAAATGGAAACAGACGATCCGCAGGAAATCTCTGATTTAATACTGGAAGAGGTCATCCGAACAAAAGGGATCATAGATGATGACATGACAGTGGTAACATCGAAAATTAAGCATAACACACCGAAATGGGCATCCATTCCCGTTTCTCCAAAACGCAAAAAGGCCCAGTAG
- a CDS encoding FtsB family cell division protein — protein sequence MSSLRKRKVAKIENPYVAQQEKKVQTVEKKKRGLMRRLTLYSVFAAVFLIFAVSTLITQNVALDEKVKQKEELKGKLAELKKDETLLKEEIVKLNDDDYIAKIARRDYFLSEKGEIIFTLPKGKEDSD from the coding sequence ATGAGTAGCCTGCGTAAAAGGAAAGTGGCAAAAATAGAAAATCCCTACGTCGCTCAACAAGAGAAAAAAGTACAAACCGTAGAAAAAAAGAAGCGTGGTCTTATGCGTAGATTAACTCTTTACTCAGTTTTCGCCGCTGTCTTTTTGATTTTTGCCGTTTCCACCCTCATAACGCAAAATGTTGCACTGGATGAGAAAGTTAAACAGAAGGAAGAATTGAAGGGAAAGTTAGCTGAATTGAAAAAAGACGAGACCCTTCTTAAAGAAGAAATCGTAAAGCTTAATGACGACGACTATATAGCGAAAATAGCCAGACGGGATTACTTCTTATCTGAAAAAGGCGAAATCATTTTTACCCTTCCAAAAGGGAAGGAAGATAGTGACTAA
- a CDS encoding S1 domain-containing RNA-binding protein yields MSIEVGSKLQGKVTGITNFGAFVELPQGSTGLVHISEVADNYVKDINDHLKVGDTVEVKVINVKDGKIGLSIKKAIDRPEGEQKPAYTPRPRQGRGNDSRSKDFRSKGNSFQPKENFEQKMAKFLKDSEDRLTTLKRSTETKRGGRGGRRG; encoded by the coding sequence ATGTCAATCGAAGTAGGCAGCAAGTTACAAGGTAAAGTAACAGGCATAACTAATTTTGGTGCATTTGTAGAGCTACCTCAAGGTTCAACCGGTCTTGTCCATATCAGTGAAGTGGCTGATAACTATGTCAAGGATATCAATGATCATTTAAAAGTGGGCGATACAGTTGAGGTGAAAGTCATCAATGTTAAAGATGGCAAGATTGGCTTGTCCATAAAAAAAGCGATAGACCGTCCTGAAGGTGAGCAAAAACCTGCATACACACCACGTCCGCGCCAAGGAAGAGGGAATGACAGCCGTTCCAAAGACTTCCGCTCGAAAGGTAATAGTTTCCAACCGAAGGAAAACTTTGAGCAAAAAATGGCTAAATTCTTAAAAGATAGCGAAGACCGCTTAACGACCCTTAAACGTAGCACCGAAACGAAACGGGGAGGTCGAGGAGGAAGACGCGGATAA
- a CDS encoding type III pantothenate kinase: MIFVLDVGNTNTVLGVYDEDILKYHWRIETNRHKTEDEYGMVIKSLLQHEGLSFDQFDGIIISSVVPPIMFALERMCKKYFGIKPLIVGPGIKTGLNIKYENPREVGADRIVNAVAGIQEYGSPLIIVDFGTATTYCYINEDKQYMGGAIAPGINISTEALYSKAAKLPRIEISRPEGIIGKNTVSAMQAGILYGYVGQVEGIVNRIKAQSNLEPTVIATGGLATLIANESTVIDVVEPFLTLKGLQLIYKRNREQVKK; this comes from the coding sequence ATGATTTTTGTATTGGATGTTGGGAATACGAATACTGTATTAGGCGTATACGATGAAGATATTTTAAAATATCATTGGCGAATAGAGACTAACCGTCACAAAACAGAAGATGAGTATGGAATGGTCATAAAGTCTTTGTTGCAACATGAAGGTCTTTCGTTTGATCAATTTGATGGAATCATTATTTCTTCGGTAGTTCCGCCAATTATGTTTGCGCTTGAACGCATGTGCAAAAAATACTTTGGAATTAAACCGCTTATAGTTGGACCTGGAATAAAAACTGGATTGAATATCAAATACGAAAATCCCCGTGAAGTGGGAGCGGACCGAATCGTTAATGCTGTTGCAGGCATTCAGGAATATGGAAGCCCTCTCATTATCGTGGATTTTGGCACGGCAACGACATATTGCTACATAAATGAGGATAAACAATACATGGGCGGAGCCATTGCTCCGGGTATAAACATTTCTACTGAAGCACTTTATTCAAAGGCAGCCAAACTTCCAAGAATAGAAATCAGCCGGCCAGAAGGGATTATTGGGAAAAATACGGTATCCGCCATGCAGGCTGGTATTTTGTATGGGTATGTTGGACAGGTAGAAGGAATCGTTAATCGAATTAAGGCGCAAAGTAATCTAGAACCAACGGTAATAGCGACAGGTGGACTGGCAACCTTAATTGCTAATGAGTCTACTGTGATTGACGTTGTGGAGCCATTTTTGACCTTGAAGGGGTTGCAGCTGATTTATAAACGTAATCGTGAGCAAGTGAAGAAGTAA
- a CDS encoding protein kinase domain-containing protein, which yields MMMNNTLRNQCKLLPGSLVTGKWNKNQYKIIKELGCGANGIVYLVESENRHYALKLSDNGTSIISEMNILKSFSKVQGSTLGPSFLEADDFMKTGKQLPFYVMEYIHGHDFLRFIDNKGSSWIGVLMLQLLTSLSALHTNGWVFGDLKPENLIVTSPAYKVRCVDVGGTTLIGRSVKEFTEFFDRGYWGLGSRKADPQYDLFAVAMIIINSAYPGRFHKKGEGYRQLNDLIKQKKELHPYRKMLDKALHGQYDSALQMREDLVTVLSKQNHSKKKGPIQAATGQPQTMQPSTRQARRSQNHSNKKSGGFFETFLLVAIISMLYVLYIYEQLL from the coding sequence ATGATGATGAACAATACTTTGAGGAATCAATGTAAACTCCTGCCTGGCAGTTTGGTCACCGGAAAATGGAATAAAAACCAGTACAAAATAATTAAGGAATTGGGGTGTGGAGCGAACGGGATCGTCTATTTGGTTGAAAGCGAAAATCGTCATTATGCTTTAAAGCTCAGTGATAATGGGACGTCCATTATTTCGGAGATGAATATCCTAAAATCCTTCTCAAAGGTCCAGGGGTCTACCCTTGGACCTTCCTTTTTGGAAGCAGATGATTTCATGAAAACAGGAAAACAGCTCCCTTTTTATGTCATGGAATATATCCACGGACACGATTTTTTGCGTTTCATCGATAATAAAGGGTCATCGTGGATTGGGGTCTTAATGCTTCAGCTTTTAACCAGTTTGTCTGCCTTGCATACCAATGGCTGGGTGTTCGGGGATTTAAAACCTGAGAATTTGATCGTGACTTCACCAGCCTATAAGGTACGGTGCGTGGATGTTGGCGGAACCACCTTAATTGGGCGATCAGTTAAAGAATTCACCGAGTTCTTTGACAGAGGTTACTGGGGACTTGGATCAAGAAAGGCCGATCCGCAATATGACTTGTTCGCTGTGGCGATGATTATAATCAATTCTGCCTATCCTGGACGTTTCCACAAGAAAGGGGAAGGGTATAGACAGCTTAACGACTTGATTAAGCAGAAAAAGGAATTGCACCCATATAGAAAGATGTTGGATAAAGCACTCCATGGGCAATATGATTCTGCCCTCCAAATGCGGGAGGATTTAGTCACGGTGCTAAGTAAGCAAAACCACTCGAAGAAAAAGGGCCCGATTCAGGCAGCGACAGGTCAGCCACAAACAATGCAACCTTCAACGAGGCAAGCAAGAAGGTCCCAAAACCATTCAAATAAAAAAAGTGGCGGTTTTTTTGAAACTTTCTTGCTGGTTGCCATCATATCGATGCTCTATGTTCTTTACATATATGAACAGTTGTTATGA
- a CDS encoding VWA domain-containing protein, whose translation MKAGTLRQILLITDGCSNHGEEPSAMAELAREQGITINVIGVMENDVIDEKGLKEIEKIAGSGGGVSQIVYAQQLSQTVQMVTQKAMTQTIQGVINRELQQILGDSKTMEDLPPDKRGEVMEVVDELGETSKLEVLILVDTSASMKHKLPTVKDSLLDLSLSMNARMGDSRFSVFVFPGKRNDVEKLLDWTPNLEALTATFPKLSTGGLTPTGPAIREALTYFNKKRSLRGLLSHDDEQYFEESM comes from the coding sequence ATGAAAGCAGGAACATTAAGACAGATTTTGCTTATAACCGACGGATGTTCAAATCATGGTGAGGAGCCGTCTGCCATGGCTGAATTAGCAAGGGAGCAAGGCATAACCATCAATGTCATAGGTGTAATGGAAAATGATGTGATAGATGAAAAGGGGCTTAAGGAAATCGAGAAGATTGCTGGTTCAGGAGGTGGAGTAAGTCAAATAGTCTATGCCCAGCAGTTGTCCCAAACCGTCCAAATGGTGACCCAAAAGGCAATGACTCAAACTATACAGGGAGTTATCAATCGCGAACTTCAACAAATACTTGGAGATTCAAAAACGATGGAAGATCTTCCGCCTGATAAACGAGGAGAAGTGATGGAGGTGGTCGATGAGCTTGGGGAAACAAGCAAGCTCGAAGTGCTGATTCTTGTTGATACCAGTGCAAGCATGAAACATAAACTGCCTACAGTAAAAGATTCCTTATTAGATCTTTCCCTTAGTATGAATGCAAGAATGGGTGACAGTCGTTTTTCCGTATTCGTATTTCCTGGGAAAAGAAATGATGTTGAAAAGTTGCTGGATTGGACCCCGAACCTTGAAGCCTTGACGGCAACTTTTCCTAAGCTTAGTACAGGGGGACTCACTCCGACAGGTCCAGCCATTCGTGAAGCTTTAACATATTTCAATAAAAAACGTTCATTGAGGGGATTGTTATCACATGATGATGAACAATACTTTGAGGAATCAATGTAA
- the ftsH gene encoding ATP-dependent zinc metalloprotease FtsH: protein MNRIFRNTIFYLLIFLVIIGIVSIFNNNNEPNVKLTQDEFYKHLESGDVTSLTMQPESSVFEITGKLKGYEENKFFVTYVPFSEYSQSRINDAVTKLDKDIITVEPPEKTSGWVTFFTSIIPFVIIFILFFFLLNQAQGGGGGRVMNFGKSKAKLYNDDKKKVRFNDVAGADEEKQELVEVVEFLKDPRKYAELGARIPKGVLLVGPPGTGKTLLARAVAGEAGTPFFSISGSDFVEMFVGVGASRVRDLFENAKKNAPCIIFIDEIDAVGRQRGAGLGGGHDEREQTLNQLLVEMDGFGGNEGIIIIAATNRADVLDPALLRPGRFDRQITVGRPDVKGREEVLKVHARNKPLAETVDLKAIAQRTPGFSGADLENLLNEAALVAARQDKKKIDMSDLDEASDRVIAGPAKKNRVISKKERNIVAWHEAGHTIIGLVLDDAEVVHKVTIVPRGQAGGYAVMLPKEDRFFMTEPELKDKIVGLLGGRVSEEVTFGEVSTGAHNDFQRATGIARSMVMEYGMSKLGPLQFGNSQGQVFLGRDFNNDQNYSDAIAYEIDLEIQRIIREAYERCKKILTENREKLDLVAKTLLEVETLDAEQIKSLFHNGKLPERDYTALNGNLTTDENVKVNINTKKEEKEALLDPLDKRGPEDLEITEEGLNTPPIKEGAPQDQPLSFPNEDDNKKS from the coding sequence ATGAATCGGATCTTCCGTAATACCATATTTTATTTACTGATCTTTTTGGTCATCATTGGGATTGTAAGCATTTTTAATAATAACAATGAACCAAACGTAAAATTGACCCAAGATGAATTCTATAAGCATTTGGAGAGTGGGGACGTTACATCACTTACGATGCAGCCCGAAAGCAGTGTATTTGAAATCACAGGAAAGCTCAAAGGTTATGAGGAAAACAAATTCTTTGTGACGTACGTGCCTTTCAGTGAGTATTCGCAAAGCCGAATCAATGACGCTGTAACTAAGCTGGATAAAGACATCATTACTGTCGAACCTCCAGAAAAGACAAGTGGCTGGGTGACATTTTTCACTTCCATCATTCCATTTGTAATCATTTTTATCCTCTTCTTCTTTTTACTTAACCAAGCTCAAGGCGGCGGTGGTGGCCGCGTCATGAACTTCGGGAAAAGTAAGGCGAAATTGTATAATGATGATAAGAAAAAAGTACGCTTCAATGATGTTGCCGGAGCGGACGAAGAAAAGCAGGAACTTGTCGAGGTCGTTGAATTCTTGAAAGATCCTCGCAAATATGCCGAGCTTGGAGCCCGTATTCCTAAAGGGGTACTTTTGGTTGGGCCTCCTGGTACAGGTAAAACTTTACTAGCACGAGCAGTAGCTGGTGAAGCCGGAACTCCTTTCTTCTCAATCAGTGGTTCTGATTTTGTTGAAATGTTTGTGGGTGTCGGTGCATCCCGTGTTCGTGATTTGTTTGAAAATGCTAAGAAGAATGCACCATGTATCATCTTTATCGATGAAATTGATGCAGTCGGACGTCAACGTGGAGCAGGTCTTGGTGGCGGTCACGATGAACGTGAACAGACATTGAATCAACTCCTGGTGGAGATGGATGGTTTCGGTGGTAATGAAGGAATCATAATCATTGCTGCGACTAACCGTGCTGATGTATTGGATCCGGCATTATTGCGTCCAGGACGTTTTGACCGTCAAATAACGGTAGGCCGCCCTGATGTTAAGGGCCGTGAAGAAGTGCTGAAAGTGCATGCGCGTAATAAACCTTTAGCGGAAACAGTCGATTTGAAAGCGATCGCTCAGCGTACTCCAGGATTTTCTGGTGCAGATCTTGAAAACTTACTGAATGAAGCGGCGCTTGTTGCTGCCCGTCAAGATAAGAAGAAGATCGACATGTCCGATTTGGATGAAGCTTCGGATCGCGTTATCGCTGGACCTGCCAAGAAAAACCGTGTCATTTCCAAAAAGGAAAGAAATATCGTAGCGTGGCATGAAGCAGGCCATACCATTATTGGATTGGTTCTGGATGATGCTGAAGTCGTTCATAAAGTTACGATTGTCCCTCGTGGTCAAGCTGGCGGTTATGCAGTTATGCTGCCGAAAGAAGATCGTTTCTTCATGACGGAACCTGAGCTTAAAGATAAAATCGTAGGACTATTGGGTGGCCGTGTATCCGAAGAAGTTACATTCGGAGAAGTGAGTACCGGTGCGCATAACGACTTCCAGCGTGCAACGGGCATAGCTCGGAGCATGGTTATGGAGTATGGTATGAGTAAGCTCGGACCACTTCAATTCGGTAATTCTCAAGGTCAGGTCTTCCTAGGCCGCGATTTCAACAATGATCAAAACTATTCAGATGCAATAGCATATGAAATCGATCTTGAAATTCAACGTATCATCAGGGAAGCTTACGAAAGATGTAAGAAGATTCTTACTGAAAATCGTGAAAAACTTGATTTGGTTGCAAAAACCTTGCTTGAAGTGGAAACACTTGATGCTGAACAAATCAAAAGTTTATTCCATAATGGTAAATTGCCAGAGCGGGATTATACGGCTCTGAATGGGAATTTAACCACTGATGAGAATGTCAAGGTGAACATCAATACGAAGAAGGAAGAAAAAGAGGCCTTATTAGATCCATTGGATAAGAGAGGACCTGAGGACCTTGAAATAACGGAGGAAGGATTGAATACTCCTCCAATCAAAGAAGGTGCACCTCAAGATCAGCCGCTTTCCTTCCCGAACGAAGATGACAATAAAAAGTCTTAA
- the hpt gene encoding hypoxanthine phosphoribosyltransferase, with amino-acid sequence MQNDIEKVLITEEELQKKIRELGAQIEADYQGKFPLAIGVLKGAMPFMSDLLKRVDTHLEMDFMDVSSYGNSTVSSGEVKILKDLDTSVEGRDILIIEDIIDSGLTLSYLAELFRYRKAKSIKIVTLLDKPTGRKADITPDYAGFIVPDAFVVGYGLDFAEKYRNLPYIGILKPEIYSN; translated from the coding sequence ATGCAAAACGACATTGAAAAGGTTTTAATAACAGAGGAAGAACTTCAAAAAAAAATCAGGGAATTGGGTGCGCAGATTGAAGCTGATTACCAAGGTAAGTTCCCGTTGGCCATCGGAGTGCTGAAAGGCGCCATGCCATTTATGTCAGATTTACTGAAGCGTGTGGATACACATCTTGAAATGGACTTTATGGATGTTTCAAGCTATGGTAACTCCACTGTATCTTCCGGTGAAGTGAAAATCCTCAAAGATCTTGATACATCAGTTGAAGGCCGGGATATTTTAATCATCGAAGATATTATCGACAGCGGTTTAACTCTTAGCTATCTAGCGGAACTTTTCCGTTATCGAAAAGCAAAATCAATTAAAATCGTTACCTTATTGGATAAACCAACAGGCAGGAAAGCGGATATCACTCCGGACTATGCCGGTTTTATCGTTCCGGATGCATTTGTTGTCGGATATGGTCTTGATTTCGCGGAAAAGTATCGTAATCTCCCGTATATTGGCATATTGAAGCCTGAAATTTACTCGAATTAA